The following are encoded together in the Neomonachus schauinslandi chromosome X, ASM220157v2, whole genome shotgun sequence genome:
- the NCBP2L gene encoding nuclear cap-binding protein subunit 2-like — protein sequence MDRKQLPSRCPLGTVSSDLRILQGNSSLELSEYWDRQFDGDNDDQEKLLKESSTLYVGNLSFRTTEEQIYELFSRCGAIKHVFMGLDKIKKKACGFCFVEYYNRVDAENAMWFLNGTRLDDRIIHTDWDLGFREHRQYGHRPEGQVRNANAFCEDFDVGRGGSGKQAQARDRRGIH from the exons ATGGATCGCAAACAGCTGCCCTCACGGTGTCCACTGGGCACCGTGTCCAGCGATCTGAGAATTCTGCAAGGCAATTCCTCCCTGGAGCTGAGCGAGTACTGGGACCGGCAGTTTGATGGGGATAATGATGATCAGGAGAAATTACTGAAGGAAAGCTCCACACTCTACGTGGGGAATCTTTCCTTTCGTACTACTGAAGAGCAAATATATGAGCTCTTTAGTAGATGTGGTGCTATCAAGCATGTATTTATGGGCCtggataaaattaagaaaaaggcaTGTGGTTTCTGTTTTGTAGAGTACTATAACAGAGTTGATGCCGAAAATGCCATGTGGTTCCTAAACGGGACCCGCCTAGATGATCGTATTATCCACACAGATTGGGATCTAGGCTTtagagagcacagacagtatGGCCACCGACCTGAGGGCCAAGTAAGAAacgc aaacgCGTTTTGTGAAGATTTTGATGTTGGTAGAGGTGGCTCTGGAAAACAGGCTCAGGCCCGTGATAGAAGAGGAATCCATTAG